The sequence below is a genomic window from Nicotiana tomentosiformis chromosome 6, ASM39032v3, whole genome shotgun sequence.
caagtactatctATCTGATCCTGCCCATTCAATTTCAATCATTTGAATCTGGGCCATATCTCGTCTGCATACATTCAATACTATATTGTGTGAGTCCGATTTCGTTTGGATTTCTgctgatttacactttccctaaaaaaaactagggtttaccgaATTTCTCTCTTATATCGATTTCAAATTGATTTtcatgttttctttccttatttgttgttTAATTTACTCAGTTTCCTAATGTGTTTGTTCGATTTTtgactgctatataaaccccctcATTTTCCCTTCTGGGGGGAGGCTTTAAAACAAATCCATTCTTActaaaatttgggggttttgctACTCTCTTGCTTGGTATTCTATACTGGCTAGCTGTAAGCCAAGGCCATTAGCATTTTGTTACATGTTCTTGGTACGAGCATTGCCCTGAGTTCATCGAAGCTCTTGGAAACTTTGACGCATCGAGGTTTCTAGGTTCTTAtggatcttttgttctttattgtcCGTTAACAGGTAAGCTACTTGACTCTTACAATTTCATCCCTATGTGCCTTTTATTTGCATGTGTTCTAGCCTTTGAAATTCCTGGCTTAATATGTTTTTCTGGATTACTTTTGTGCATAATTTTGTTAATTCTACTTTGTTTTAAGTCTTTTAGCATCTAACTTCTTCCTAATGCTACTAGTTTTGAGTATGCCTAAGtccaacttggataatctgatcCTCTTAAGTGTATGGGTGTCTGGATGTTCCCTAATACATGCTTACTTGCTTTGTCCTTAATCTCTATAATGAATGCTTCATATTTGTGTTAGAACTTCCTTTGTTAATTGTGACATGTTCCCCTGTTCTTTTGTCACTCGGCATGATCCCCCAACCCCATTAGTGATTGACTAAGATCTTACCAATTATCTCAACTTGATCTCTCTACCCTGTTTGAACTATTTTTCTTTATGACATAACTTAGATCTTCTCTagtagattagtctattatatcAATCCCAGAATACCTACATGTGTTTGCTATCACACACTATCCTGAATCTCTGTAATGTCTGTCTTACATGTACAATGTGTTGCAATTTGTATTAAAACCATTTTCTATCGACTATGATCTTGCTTCCATGCTAATATGTTTCTAGTATGTCTTTTGTTCATTTGATACCCTATCTCTTCTAGTGTTTATCACAATGTCTAAATACTTGTTAGCATGACCCTAAGATGCATGCTTAGCTTAATATGAACCTCTTAGGTCTCAATTGTTTAATGTCATGAATGTTAATCTATGTATATCTTGCAAACCTGTTTCTTCCTCAATTTCCTTCAATATGAGGCTATCTATGTGGTGCTTTGCTGTCCTGTTGAACCTACTGGCATATTTGATTAATTACTCTATATGCTCAATTTGGATATGTCTACTTTAGGATATGAATGTATCTCCTAACTTCTGTCCATTTTCCTCATTAGCaacttatgctattctgaactcttcattcttagccggctgaaagccaaggctacctaggttctattATTAACCCCCCCCCCTAGTGTGAGcattgctcggggtccaattgagaccttGTGAACtatgacacactagggcttggtccttagtcactccCTCAATCTCAAATTGTTCCTATTCACTCTACTTCACCCTGTTATGTGTTGTGTACTTGAATTGGCTGATTTAAAATGGTGCAATACTTAGTGTCATGGTTGAGTAAACTAGTACTAGACTCCTCTATGGATCCCTGAGTCGTGTATTGAAtgtggctctttgttgaaggcctgAGTATGCTATGTAAGAGCTATTGAAGGCCCAGTCAATGTTGGGTATTTATTAGGCTTGTTGTGGGCCTCTTATCATTGTTATGTAACACTGTTACGTTTACTCATTATTGGGCATATAATAacctttgtataaacaattggggtgttagtaaaaagggAATGGGTAGAATTCAATATCTACATGCAAAGTGggtagatgacatgcctataggacttcataatgtgtttgctatatgtgttgtTTAATTACATGAGCATTGTAGAGATCATGAcattaggagaagcacacacaCACACTACCTGTTTACCACTAAACATTAGTTCAAATGCTATGTCTACTACTACGTGTttatagacagcatgcctataggaagtgaGCACTCTTTCAATTTGCATGACTGCTTTCAACCGCATtagaaacctgcctataggaacaaattaattttccttcaattcacttcagttattcactagaaatcatgcctatatgatTTTGATCACTTCATTTGCTATTGTATCACATTGTTCACTAGAAATCTTATTTATaggactaagtataaataaaacaAGCTCTAAAGTACTATGCGTTAGAGATCCTGCCGATAGGAAATAATTGCTCGCTATAATTGGTTAATGCTAGACCATTCAAACACTACTTCATGTACGTCGTATGAATAATACTGGGACTTTTTCCCTAGTAGATTTTGTTATACCCAACTGTGTAGATCACCTAGATACTCcacatataggattggtaacttaaaactGTTAATAATTAGCTTATAATCCTGTATTATCCCGCCTATAAGCAATATCCTGCATCTAAAATTTACCTCCATACTTTGATCGcctagaaaacatgtctataggtttaagatTCTCGACTATGCCAATTCCTAATTGATATATGTGTTTGTGTGCACTTGTTGCCTAAGTGTGAAGGTCAGTGTGAGCCTTTAATTGCATCCATGTGAAGTCTTTTGAtgttttgtttgtcgcctagtTTTTTACATTTTTTAGCAGCCAAgataaggtctagaaccatccaaatagaggtccaaaacctcctggaccataggtatgggacgggtagtgcacgcatagggaaCGGCTTAGGATTGAATTAGAGCgtttttaggtaaacaacttcaacatagtaatcgggtagcaggagatgatagtttgtgctcgctgaataatatgagtaacaccccatctcgagggagttaagaaatattatttatgttgcacggggtgatcctttaggctaaaaaacttaggaccccctccctCACcccttattttctttattttctattaATAGTTGTACCCTTTTGTTCAAAAATCTTTTTTTATAATTCTTAAATTGTGTGCTctctctttgcttacttgatcacatagactaatccatatgATTTAAGtttggtcgggacccacagttgtggacctcgaggagtgcctaataccttctgcttgaggtaatttgagcccttacccaattTTTGGTGATATAAACTAGTTAAAACacagttatttgcaaataggcgccctaacgcaccttaaaatcgttaggtggagactctcctattttaatacctccttaaaagagttatcacacgtcgaaacccgatttcacgagaaaaaggggcgcgacaccactgtgccgcactgtgtccctaaggacataCAAATGAGGTTCGTCATATTGTCGATCTCTAATACGCCCAATCAAAGAAGACtgagcgattgtgcaagctagaacacaattgggctctaaaatatccaacctcacaaactggttggccaatgtCTGAACATCTAACGCTAGTGGCCTCTCACCGAttggaatgaatgcaaggctgcccatactctttgccttcctactcaatgcgtcgaccaccacattggctttcttGGGATggtacaagatggtgatatcatagtatttcaatTTCTCCAACCACctcttctgcctcaaattgatatccttttacttgaacaaatactgaaggctgcgatgatccgtgaaaacctcacacgacacgccataaatatagtgcctccaaatcttcaacgtatgaacaatggatgccaactctaaatcatggacatggtaattcttcacatgaaccttcaactaccgagacgcatatgcaatcaccctaccctcctgcatcaatactgcaccgagccaaACAcgggaagcatcacaatataccgtgtaggatcctgaacctgaGGGCAACACCAAGTTCAatgtttttgcgtgacagtccaatatagtgtgataaggtgacatccaatccatgcccaatataacatcaaaatcaaccatatcgaggaGTAGAatatctacactagtctcaagactcccaatagtgaccacacacgaatgaaaTAGACGATCTACAAAAATAGCATCCATCACgggtgtggacacatatacaagggaactcaaagaatcatgaggcacaaccaaatatgaagcaaaataagatgacacataggagtaagtaggccccggatcaaataaaactgaagcatatCTACTACAAACTAAAATAGTACCTGTAATAACAGCATctgatgactcagcctcaggcctggctggaaaagcataacatcgggaatgaggcccaccaccctgaaccatatctctgggatgacctctagctggcGGGCcttcacctctaacggcctgacctccacctctaacggtctggcccctacctctagctgcctgacccctgcctctagctatCTGAGCATgaggtgcagcaactggtgtcggAACCATGGCACAAGAATCCTGATGTTGTGGCGGAATGCCCAATAATCTCGGATAGGTCCTCTTAATATGCCCATAACCGCCACACTCGTAGAATCCATCCTAATACTGTGGCTGTGGAAACTGGGACTGACCCGAACAGGCTGACTGACCATGGTAATAACTCTGAATAGGAGATGCACTGATGGGAGCTAGTGATGCATTGTAGGCTGGCTGCCCAGAATGAGGCATataaggaccatgactccctgaagcactgtagGATACCTCAAGCGTTGAATGGAAcgacctgggaggatggcctctaccaaaagtacccctgcctccagatgaggcgtcGCTAAACCCACCGgtatgacgaggtctcttgtcagacccctgacccccctgtgaaagaaccatctcgactcgcctggagACACTAGCAGttgcctaaaaagaaatctcgaCTCACCGgtatgacgaggtctcttgtcgtCCTTGAACTCTACCCCTCGTAGGAGCAGCTATTTGAGGCTCTAGTTGTTGCTCAGTTTAAGAAGGGGTACatgttctctccatctgcgagagaataagagtaggagagttcaatcagtattgagaaaacaaggTCGCACGCTAGAGATGAATAAAAGTGAATtttttcctaaactttatagcctatgggagataagtacagacgtctccatatcgatcccccaaactctactaagctcgtTCATGAATTGTGAGtcctaggaaacctagtgctttgatactaacttgtcacgacccggaatccccaccatcgggaccgtaatggcgcctaataTTACACTTGCTAGGCAACCCAACGTGAGAGATTTATTAGCCAATTCTCTTACATTTAGGTGATTATCAGTAAACAAACTATAATAAGTCGAAATGAATGCGGAAATATAAAAATAACAACTTTGAATATATATACTATTACTGCCCAGAAtccggagtcacaattcacgaacataCTAAGATTTTACTACAAGTATTTGCCCGAAAGAAAAATACAACTATTTGCGAAATAAGGAAAATAGTAAAGTATGGGGGTATAGGAGGGGACGCCAGAGCCTGCGGATGCCAATAAGAAGCTTACAGCCAACCTTGGGTCTCCTAGTAGTGAAGCCTACAGCCAACCTCTCGATCAGCCCGAAcctgctccaaaatctgcacaggaggtgcagagtgtagtatcagtacaactgaccccatgtactggtaagtgctgagcttaACCTCGATGAAGGAGTGACGAGGCTATGGCGGGACACTCACAATGTAATTTCCATACGGTatataataaaatcaaaaaaGAAGACAGAATAAAGTAAAGTAGTAACTTGCAAGAAGTAAATACAGTACTCAAAGTATTTCATCAGTGTTCAGCTATTACCAATCCTTAAGTGCAAATTAAGACTACCATACAGCTAACACAGTCAAGGAAAAGTATAAACAAATAGATtgttgcgacgcgcaacccgatctcaccatacatataatattcctcccttatttcctcTCAATAACATAAACATCAGAATATAAATAAAAGTGTTGCGaggtgcaacccaatcccaccatatcacaataaTCACAATCACGTTTCACCCTTATTACacgtgttgcggcgtgcaacccgatcccaccgtacaatatcaattcacccttattcctccttaatatatcacccttatttcacttgttgcggcgcgcaacccgatcccaccatatcagtaTCAATTACTCAGTAAGTACAGAAATTTCACAATTCAACACAAAACCCTTCACGATACTTAACTTCAAACGAAAGCAAATGGAAAGCTTGTACAATACGAACTTCACACAAATAATACTACTCAGCGAGACCAATACAAAATATATCATAAAAGCACTAATGAGATAGCTTAAGCAAATAATAAGAGAAAATGAAGCCACGGGATAAATAATACCTTCAACAAGGAGAAACAATGTCTAACAATTAGCAATTAGGAATGGAAatacaagtaaagcatgtaacagttaagacgGGAAAAGAAACAGTATAAGAATAACAGGAAAGAAACAAGAAAAACAGATAActtggcagcgcataagtactcgtcacatcacatatacgccgctcacatgaatttcatatagCAAATAGGTCGAGGGTTCCTAATCCCCCAAATCAAAGTTAAACACAACGCTTACCTCGCTACACatgccactcaatgctcaattaccgcttttcctctagTATCCACCTTTGAAccactcgtatctagccacaattaactcaataacatcaattattgctaaaggaatcaattacaatacataaatttTGATTTCCCAAGCTTTCCccccaaaagtcaaaaaatcgaccccaggcccgcttggtcaaaactcgaggttcagaccaaaacccattcacccccaagacCGATTAtgcaattagttttgaaatctgacctcaatttgagttctaaatcccaatttcccaaaaatccctaattctacccaaacccccaatttctaccatggaaatcctagattTTGGGTTGGTCATTCATGAAATGTGATGGGAAATTGAAAAAAAGTAGGTTAGGATCACTTACCAAAGTTTTGGGGAATAATTGGTCTTGGAAGAATCACCTCTAGGGTTCTAGGATTTGAAGAGTTGAGAAATGAACCAAAACTCCGGTCCAAAAATCGTTTTTATCAGTTGCAGGTGTTGCATTtgtgacctggggttcgcaaatgcgagccccgcaaatgcgaagaacctATCGCAAATGTGAAGGTCTCCCATTCCTGCTACCTTCAGAATTGCGAagaaaatctcgcaaatgcgagcctgatcatttcgcaaatgcgaccatttgatcgcaaatgcgatcactgtCTCCCCCGACCCAGTTCGTAAATGTGAAGagcttgttcgcaaatgcaaaaactATGAGGCCAgccattcttcgcaaatgcgagacataGCTCGCAAATGCGGAACCTGCACGGGTCGCAATtgtgatgcctgatctcgcaaatgcgagatcagaggcctgcaccagATATTGCAACACCAGctatgttctaagtccaaattccacTCCGTAgactattcgaaactcacccgagctctcggggctccaaaccaaatatgcacacaagtctaaaaacatcatacaaacttgctcgcgtgatcgaatcggcaaaataacacctagaactatgaatttaacCCCAAATCACATGAAACTTTCAAGAAAACTATGAAATTCCTATTTTcccaaccggacgtccgaatcacgtcacaTCAACTCCGTTTTTTACCAAATctcacagacaagtcataattatGGTATTGGACATATACtaggttccggaaccaaaatacaatcccgttatccaaaaagtcaaactttggtcaaacatttcaatttcattaagctttcaaCTTTCGAATTCCGACATAAtccgatatctcgggctagggacttccaatttcgattccgggcatacgcccaagtcccaaatcacgatatggacccatcgggaccgtcaaaacatcaATATgggtccgtttactaaaaatattgaccgaagtcaactcaaatgaagtTATTAGGCAAAGTTTCTTAtgtttatcagtttttaacataaaagctttccgaaaagaCGCCCgaactatgcacgcaaatcgagaaatgcTAAAACATAACTTTTTAAGATTTTGGATCATAGAATTAGGTttaaatcataagatgacctatcaggtcatcacacagggactgagatataatatgcaaatgaataaatatgactgagtatataatttaagcaaataactcacaacaaaaatgacctcagtcGTTCTCAACAAATTAAGTAtatggcctaaacatgatttctaacatggatcacatctcaattactctaacacgtagtaAATTCATGGATTAAAAAAATATAGTTAACTACATAGTATCATAGAATCAACCGAGTCCTAATTCacacggtacacgcccacacgcccgtcacctagcatgtgcgttacctcaacaccaacacataacacatatatatTTGCGGATTCAGACCTACAACACCAAGTtttgaagtgttacttacctcgaacaagctgaatccaataccAAGagagccaaacaatactctagaaatgacATCCCATGCATACCAACCTCTggacgactcgaaactagccaaaagaaactcaagaacatcaataatgccaaagaaaacaaaCTCAATCAATAAAGgaggaatctttaatcaaaagcctaaagtcaaccaaaacgtcaaacctAGGCCACCTTGGAATCcgaaaaaactcataaaatccgataactcattcaattacgagtccaaccatactagtttcactcaaatcccacTTCGAATCGATGTTCGAAACTAAAAAATTCACTTTGTGAAATTTTAGACTAAACCCcacaaatttcactttgaaatcatcaatcaaatgccaaaaacaaagatggattcatgaaatagaaccaaaaccgagtatagaacacttatctcaatccatatggtgaaaatcgcctccaaaatcgcccaaatccgagctcccaacccAAAATATGATCAAACGAACAAACCCTCAATATTATATGCTTCTGCCCAGTTGCTCTGCCTCATTTTTTGTGCCAAACAATCATGGAACTTattttttatgcctccaatggattcctcgtGAAATtgcagtcaagttaggcttttgaatcactccattgaccttataatgaaggagatatgttggttttaatatttgaaaatagagcagatttttaaatacaaatTCAGTAGCAATTTTGTAATTAATCTGGAAAAAATCTAGCGACCCAATTCTTTGTAAAATGActataaattcctcatacgatgtcgaaactagATGATTCCAGTTGCTATGATTCCAAAATTGTGATACGGATATTATAGTTTAGTCGAAACATGAATCAAaggtcgtttgctcaatatgATAAACTTTATGATCAAATCGACGTTAaaaccgaaaacaatcaccatacaacccaaacttatccaaaactcatcggaatttaaccaaactttgtggacatgcCCAAAATCATTATACAGACTTATTAGAATAATTAAAACCTGATTCCAAGCCCATTTACCCAAAATTCAAACCTTGAACatcttttccaacttaaaacttataaaacgagaatcattcttccaaatcaatcccgaactgctcaaaaatcgaaaccaaccatacactaaagtcataatacataatataaagctactcaaagtctcaaaccactaaatggaatgctaaatctcaaaatgatTGGTCAGATCATTACAGGATTGCCTATAATCTTTGAGGAATTTCAGTTAGGCTTCTTTCCAGTCAGTTATACCTACTTAGACTACTCGTAATACTTAGACTGTTGTAGGTACATGAAATAGAGGTTGAGGTGCTGGAGATCGTACTACTGTGAATCAAGGACAAGGGAATGTTGGTATAGGTCAGGCAAGAGTTTTTGTATTCACTAGACTGGATGCTCAGGCCTCGAATGTTGTGGTTACATGTATTCTTTCTGTCTGTACATTTGATGCACTTGTGttgattgatccgggatctactcatTCTTATATGTACTCATACTTTGCTTTGAGGTTATGTAGTGTACTGACCCGACCATTT
It includes:
- the LOC138893637 gene encoding uncharacterized protein, which encodes MVPTPVAAPHAQIARGRGQAARGRGQTVRGGGQAVRGEGPPARGHPRDMVQGGGPHSRCYAFPARPEAESSDAVITGTILVCSRYASVLFDPGPTYSYVSSYFASYLVVPHDSLSSLVYVSTPVMDAIFVDRLFHSCVVTIGSLETSVDILLLDMVDFDVILGMDWMSPYHTILDCHAKTLNLVLPSGSGSYTVYCDASRVWLGAVLMQEGRVIAYASR